One region of Asterias rubens chromosome 5, eAstRub1.3, whole genome shotgun sequence genomic DNA includes:
- the LOC117290146 gene encoding gastrula zinc finger protein XlCGF26.1-like has translation MPATVKPFVCNICEKTFKRNYNLKSHARVHNTERPFVCDICGKDFPRRSSLVRHRDVHTGEKPFSCENCGKAFLQKSNLISHQDVHTGNKPFPCEICGKAFSLKSSLSSHQHIHTGEKPFVCDICKVSFSQKSSLRAHLRIHTNDKPFVCDFCGKAFNRKSSLNTHHRLHTGQKKFVCDICGKFFDWKSGLTRHQFIHSVDKPFVCDVCGAGFSQPGTFRDHLRIHTNERPFVCDICGKFFNWKSGLTRHQFIHSVDKLFVCDVCGAGFSRQGTFRDHLRIHTNERPFVCDICGKAFKQKKHLTRHHYLHTDDRQFSCDICGKAFIQQKHLTNHQNVHKGEKPFGCDICGKAFIQKKHLTRHHNIHTDDKPFVCDICGKAFNQKGSLSNHKRLHITEKTFVCDICGKAFPWKSKLTRHQSVHSGVEPLWKKFLRRPSLMSHQSATQFVIFVESHFFKKSA, from the coding sequence ATGCCTGCTACAgttaaaccatttgtttgtaacatttgtgaaaaaacatttaaacgAAACTACAATCTTAAATCTCATGCGAGAGTCCACAATACAGAGagaccatttgtttgtgacatttgtggaaaagacTTTCCGAGAAGATCTAGTCTGGTCAGGCATCGGgatgtccacactggagagaaaccattctcTTGTGAAaattgtggaaaagcatttttGCAAAAAAGTAATCTGATCAGCCACCAGGATGTCCACACTGGAAATAAACCATTCCCTTgtgaaatttgtggaaaagcctttTCGCTCAAATCTAGCCTGAGTAGCCATCAGCatatccacactggagagaaaccctTCGTTTGTGACATCTGTAAAGTTAGTTTCAGTCAAAAGAGTTCTTTAAGAGCTCATCTGCGTATCCACACTAATGATAAACCATTTGTCTGTGACTTTTGTGGAAAGGCATTTAATCGAAAAAGCAGTCTAAATACTCACCATAGACTCCATACTGGACagaaaaaatttgtttgtgacatttgtggaaaattctTTGATTGGAAATCGGGGCTGACCAGGCATCAGTTCATCCACTCAGTAGACAAGCCGTTTGTTTGTGACGTTTGTGGAGCTGGTTTCAGTCAACCGGGTACTTTTAGAGATCATCTGCGTATCCACACTAATGAGAggccatttgtttgtgacatttgtggaaaattctTTAATTGGAAATCGGGGCTGACCAGGCATCAGTTCATCCACTCAGTAGACAAACTGTTTGTTTGTGACGTTTGTGGAGCTGGTTTCAGTCGACAGGGTACTTTTAGAGATCATCTGCGTATCCACACTAATGAGagaccatttgtttgtgacatctgtggaaaagcatttaaacaaaagaaacatcTGACTAGACATCATTATCTCCACACAGATGATAGACAATTTagttgtgacatttgtggaaaggCATTTATACAACAGAAACACCTGACCAACCATCAGAATGTCCACAaaggagagaaaccatttggttgtgacatttgtggaaaagcatttatACAAAAGAAACATTTGACTAGACATCATAATATCCACACAGATGATaagccatttgtttgtgacatttgtggaaaggCATTTAATCAAAAGGGCAGTCTTAGTAATCACAAGCGACTCCACATTACAgagaaaacatttgtttgtgacatttgtggaaaagcctttCCGTGGAAATCGAAGCTGACCAGGCATCAGTCCGTCCACTCAGGAGTCGAACCATTGTGGAAAAAGTTTTTGCGAAGACCTAGTCTGATGAGCCATCAGTCTGCCACTCAGTTTGTGATATTCGTGGAAAGTCATTTCTTCAAAAAGTCAgcctga